One Leisingera sp. M658 genomic window carries:
- a CDS encoding CoA-acylating methylmalonate-semialdehyde dehydrogenase — protein sequence MKELGHFINGALVSGTSGRFDDIFNPATGEVQYLCPMASVAETTDAIEKAAAAQPAWGATNPQKRARVMMAMVGLMNRDMDKLAEALSREHGKTIPDAKGDLQRGLEVIEYCIGAPQMLKGEFTDSAGPGIDMYSMRQPLGVVASIMPFNFPAMMPLWHVGPALACGNAVVLKPSERDPSVPLMLAELFVEAGLPAGVFQVVNGDREAVDTLLDSEIIQGVSFVGSTPIAQYIYSRATANGKRAQCFGGAKNHMIVMPDADLDQAADALVGAGFGAAGERCMAISVAVPVGEETADKLIEKLIPRIEKLKVGPYTAGDDVDLGPVVTAASKERILGLIQSGVDQGAELVVDNRDFKLQGYEDGFFVGAHLFDRVTPDMEIYKQEIFGPVLSTVRAETYEDALKLAMDHEYGNGTAIFTRDGDTARDFASRVNIGMVGINVPIPVPLAYHTFGGWKKSMFGDLNQHGPDSFKFYSRTKTVTSRWPSGIKEGGEFNFKAMD from the coding sequence ATGAAAGAACTCGGCCATTTTATTAACGGCGCACTGGTCTCCGGCACCTCGGGCCGCTTTGACGATATCTTCAACCCTGCAACCGGCGAAGTGCAGTATCTCTGCCCGATGGCCAGCGTTGCGGAAACCACTGACGCCATTGAAAAAGCAGCCGCTGCGCAGCCCGCCTGGGGCGCCACCAACCCGCAGAAACGAGCCCGCGTGATGATGGCCATGGTCGGCCTGATGAACCGCGACATGGACAAGCTGGCCGAAGCGCTGAGCCGCGAGCACGGCAAAACCATCCCCGACGCCAAGGGCGACCTGCAGCGCGGTTTGGAAGTGATCGAATACTGCATTGGCGCACCTCAGATGCTGAAGGGTGAATTCACCGACAGCGCAGGCCCCGGCATCGACATGTATTCCATGCGTCAGCCGCTGGGCGTGGTTGCCTCGATCATGCCGTTCAACTTCCCCGCGATGATGCCGCTGTGGCACGTCGGCCCGGCCCTGGCCTGCGGCAACGCGGTGGTGCTGAAGCCCTCCGAGCGCGACCCCTCGGTGCCGCTGATGCTGGCTGAACTCTTTGTCGAGGCCGGCCTGCCCGCAGGCGTGTTCCAGGTGGTGAACGGCGACCGAGAAGCGGTTGATACCCTGCTCGACAGCGAGATCATCCAAGGCGTGTCCTTTGTCGGCTCCACCCCGATTGCGCAGTACATCTATTCCCGCGCCACCGCCAACGGCAAGCGCGCGCAGTGTTTTGGCGGCGCCAAGAACCACATGATCGTGATGCCCGACGCCGATCTGGACCAGGCAGCAGACGCGCTGGTCGGTGCAGGCTTCGGTGCAGCAGGCGAACGCTGCATGGCAATCTCGGTTGCGGTTCCGGTGGGTGAGGAAACCGCCGACAAGCTGATCGAAAAGCTGATCCCGCGCATCGAAAAACTGAAAGTCGGCCCCTATACCGCAGGCGACGACGTGGATCTGGGTCCGGTTGTGACCGCGGCCTCCAAGGAGCGCATCCTGGGCCTGATCCAGTCCGGCGTCGATCAGGGCGCGGAACTGGTGGTCGACAACCGCGACTTTAAACTGCAGGGCTACGAGGACGGCTTCTTTGTCGGCGCCCATCTGTTTGACCGGGTGACCCCGGACATGGAGATCTACAAGCAGGAGATCTTTGGCCCGGTTCTGTCCACCGTCCGCGCGGAAACTTACGAGGACGCGCTGAAGCTGGCGATGGATCACGAATATGGCAACGGCACCGCGATCTTTACCCGTGACGGCGACACCGCGCGTGATTTCGCAAGCCGCGTCAACATCGGCATGGTCGGCATCAACGTGCCGATCCCGGTGCCGCTGGCCTATCACACCTTCGGCGGCTGGAAGAAGTCCATGTTCGGCGACCTGAACCAGCACGGCCCCGACAGCTTCAAGTTCTACTCCCGCACCAAGACCGTGACCTCACGCTGGCCCTCGGGCATCAAAGAAGGCGGCGAGTTCAACTTCAAAGCGATGGACTGA
- the gap gene encoding type I glyceraldehyde-3-phosphate dehydrogenase gives MTIKVGINGFGRIGRCTLSHIAASGRDDIEVIKVNATGPLETAAHLIKYDSVHGRFPGEVTIGEGTMNLGRGDMQMFSTYDLGALDWSGCDVVLECTGKFNDGEKAKAHLERGAKKVLLSAPGKNVDKTIVFGVNDDQLTAADTMISNGSCTTNCLAPLAKVLDEAFGIEHGIMTTIHAYTGDQPTLDRRHSDLYRARAAAMSMIPTSTGAAKALGEVLPNLKGRLDGSAIRVPTPNVSAVDLTFRAGRDVTAEQINAAVKEAAEGPMKGVLGYEPAPLVSCDFNHSPESSIFAPDQTRVLDGRMVRVLAWYDNEWGFSVRMADVAVAMGKLG, from the coding sequence ATGACCATCAAAGTCGGGATCAACGGTTTTGGCCGCATCGGCCGCTGCACCCTGTCGCATATCGCCGCCTCGGGCCGCGACGACATCGAAGTGATCAAGGTGAACGCAACCGGCCCGTTGGAGACCGCAGCCCACCTGATCAAATACGATAGCGTGCATGGCCGTTTCCCCGGCGAGGTCACCATCGGCGAGGGCACCATGAACCTGGGCCGCGGCGACATGCAGATGTTCTCCACCTACGACTTGGGCGCGCTGGACTGGTCGGGCTGCGACGTGGTTCTGGAATGCACCGGCAAGTTCAACGACGGTGAAAAAGCCAAGGCGCACCTTGAGCGCGGCGCCAAGAAAGTGCTGCTGTCCGCCCCCGGCAAAAACGTCGACAAGACCATCGTGTTCGGTGTCAACGACGACCAGCTGACCGCTGCCGACACCATGATCTCCAACGGCTCCTGCACCACCAACTGCCTGGCGCCGCTGGCCAAGGTGCTGGACGAGGCGTTTGGCATCGAGCATGGCATCATGACCACCATCCACGCCTATACCGGCGACCAGCCGACCCTGGACCGCCGCCACAGCGATCTGTACCGCGCCCGCGCCGCTGCCATGTCGATGATCCCGACCTCAACCGGCGCCGCCAAAGCGCTTGGTGAAGTACTGCCGAACCTGAAAGGCCGCCTGGACGGTTCCGCCATCCGCGTGCCGACACCGAATGTCTCCGCCGTGGACCTGACCTTCCGTGCAGGCCGCGATGTGACCGCCGAGCAGATCAACGCCGCCGTCAAGGAAGCCGCCGAAGGCCCGATGAAGGGCGTTCTGGGCTATGAGCCGGCGCCGCTGGTCTCCTGCGACTTCAACCACTCGCCGGAAAGCTCGATCTTTGCGCCGGATCAGACCCGGGTGCTGGACGGCCGCATGGTGCGGGTGCTGGCCTGGTACGACAATGAATGGGGTTTCTCGGTCCGCATGGCTGATGTGGCCGTTGCCATGGGCAAACTGGGCTAA
- a CDS encoding DUF808 domain-containing protein gives MSGLLALLDDVAGIAKVAAASVDDVAAAAGKAGAKTAGVIIDDAAVTPKYLQGFAPARELPIIWRITRGSLFNKLILLMPVAMLLANFAPWAITPLLMLGGSYLCFEGAEKVFHVLFPHASHAIDEDMSVKDPGHLEEQKIKGAIKTDFILSAEIMTIALAAIEAPNVWMQAATLAVVAIGVTLAVYGSVALIVKMDDVGLYLAQNAPTPIGRGLGHGLVKFMPVLMKILSVVGTAAMLWVGGSIIIHGLEVLGFGWLGHLIHDWAYAVGHTVPAAWTGFAEWTAKAAMDGVFGVGLGLLLIPLATKVIGPVWGTIKTEKKM, from the coding sequence ATGAGCGGTTTGCTGGCACTTCTGGATGATGTTGCAGGGATTGCCAAGGTTGCGGCGGCCTCGGTCGATGATGTGGCGGCGGCGGCGGGCAAGGCCGGCGCCAAGACGGCCGGCGTGATCATTGACGACGCGGCGGTGACGCCCAAGTACCTGCAAGGCTTTGCGCCTGCGCGCGAGCTGCCGATCATCTGGCGCATCACCCGCGGTTCGCTGTTCAACAAGTTGATCCTGTTGATGCCGGTGGCGATGCTGCTGGCCAATTTTGCGCCTTGGGCCATCACGCCCTTGCTGATGCTGGGCGGGAGTTACCTGTGCTTTGAGGGGGCCGAGAAGGTTTTTCACGTGCTGTTCCCACACGCGAGCCACGCCATTGATGAGGATATGAGCGTCAAGGATCCCGGCCATCTGGAGGAGCAGAAAATCAAGGGGGCGATCAAGACCGATTTCATCCTGTCCGCCGAGATCATGACCATTGCCCTGGCCGCTATCGAGGCGCCGAACGTCTGGATGCAGGCGGCCACGCTGGCTGTGGTGGCGATTGGTGTAACGCTGGCGGTCTATGGTTCTGTCGCGCTGATCGTGAAGATGGATGATGTTGGCCTGTATCTGGCGCAAAATGCCCCGACACCCATCGGCCGCGGGCTAGGGCACGGGCTGGTGAAATTCATGCCGGTGCTGATGAAGATCCTGTCGGTGGTCGGCACCGCTGCGATGCTGTGGGTTGGCGGCTCCATCATCATCCACGGGCTGGAGGTGCTGGGCTTTGGTTGGCTGGGCCATCTGATCCATGACTGGGCCTATGCCGTGGGTCATACTGTGCCTGCCGCCTGGACCGGCTTTGCCGAATGGACCGCTAAGGCGGCAATGGACGGGGTGTTTGGCGTCGGGCTGGGACTGTTGCTGATCCCACTGGCGACCAAGGTGATCGGGCCGGTTTGGGGGACGATAAAGACGGAGAAGAAAATGTAG
- a CDS encoding colicin transporter, with amino-acid sequence MNQIEELQGRIQAALERIGTGTAALQEAREADKVKAAEVAAEAAKAAEAAAAGAATAEIEQALEEEKLANAQLEERVKVLRARLQEAGNQAPAANEDIAAMEAELQLLRNEAGDPAEKEALRGEVARLKGELEAAANTAASDKEALEDQLSEAQAANDSLKAQLEEASAAAAAPAEAAPAQDRGAEIERQNDTLLRLDTELQQLRQANEELRASNTALRDANAQSLGDAGLINTAMEAEIVGLRAAQASDQAQVNAVLAKLEPLLANARNLPEGEEV; translated from the coding sequence ATGAACCAGATTGAAGAATTGCAAGGCCGCATCCAGGCGGCGCTGGAACGTATCGGCACCGGCACGGCTGCGCTGCAAGAGGCGCGCGAAGCGGATAAGGTCAAGGCCGCAGAGGTTGCTGCCGAGGCCGCTAAGGCGGCGGAAGCGGCTGCTGCCGGGGCTGCGACGGCTGAGATTGAACAGGCGCTGGAAGAAGAAAAGCTCGCCAATGCCCAGCTTGAAGAGCGGGTGAAGGTGCTGCGCGCACGGCTGCAGGAAGCCGGAAACCAGGCTCCCGCCGCAAATGAAGATATTGCGGCGATGGAAGCCGAGCTGCAGTTGTTGCGCAACGAAGCTGGCGATCCGGCGGAAAAGGAAGCCCTGCGCGGTGAAGTTGCGCGCCTTAAGGGCGAGCTGGAGGCCGCGGCAAATACCGCCGCCAGTGACAAGGAAGCGCTGGAAGACCAGCTGTCTGAGGCCCAGGCTGCCAATGACAGCCTGAAGGCCCAGCTGGAGGAGGCGTCGGCTGCTGCGGCAGCACCGGCGGAAGCGGCCCCGGCCCAGGACAGGGGCGCCGAGATTGAACGCCAGAATGACACCCTGCTGCGGCTTGATACCGAACTGCAGCAGTTGCGCCAGGCCAACGAGGAACTGCGGGCCTCCAACACCGCGCTGCGCGATGCAAATGCCCAAAGCCTGGGCGATGCCGGGTTGATCAACACCGCCATGGAAGCCGAGATCGTGGGCTTGCGCGCGGCGCAAGCCAGCGACCAGGCCCAGGTTAACGCGGTGCTGGCCAAGCTGGAACCGCTCTTGGCCAATGCCCGCAACCTGCCGGAAGGGGAGGAAGTCTGA
- a CDS encoding LysR family transcriptional regulator: MDPQWDDMKVFLAVAREASLSGAGRILKMDPATVGRRVARFEAALETPLFVKSPQGYALSAAGDRLLVHAEAAEQAMRAGTEALSGPSDTMSGQIRIGAPDGSANYLLPQVCARIAEENPDLDIQIVALPRVINLSRREADMAVTVSAPTAGKLLVQKICDYRLHLVASRHYLKNHPPINGLADLKGHKMIGYIPDMIFDKELDYLNDIGVERVALASNSVSVQIKMAAQGTAICIAHDFSLPAHRMLRKILTDKVSLSRSFHLVRHQGDQRSERLNRFAQALSKGIRDEVARLEALT, encoded by the coding sequence ATGGATCCGCAGTGGGATGATATGAAAGTGTTTTTGGCGGTGGCACGGGAGGCGAGCCTGTCGGGCGCCGGCCGTATCCTGAAAATGGACCCTGCCACGGTGGGGCGGCGGGTCGCCCGGTTTGAGGCCGCACTGGAAACGCCGCTGTTTGTGAAATCGCCGCAGGGCTATGCGCTGAGCGCTGCGGGCGACCGTCTGCTGGTCCATGCCGAAGCGGCCGAACAGGCCATGCGGGCCGGGACCGAAGCGCTGAGCGGACCCAGCGACACCATGTCCGGGCAGATTCGCATCGGCGCCCCGGATGGCAGCGCCAATTATCTGTTGCCGCAGGTCTGCGCCCGGATCGCTGAGGAGAACCCGGATCTGGACATCCAGATCGTGGCGCTGCCGCGGGTGATCAATCTCAGCCGCCGCGAAGCGGATATGGCAGTGACCGTCAGCGCGCCGACAGCGGGCAAGCTGCTGGTGCAGAAGATCTGCGACTACCGGCTGCATCTGGTCGCCTCGCGCCATTACCTGAAGAACCATCCGCCGATCAACGGGCTGGCGGATCTGAAGGGCCACAAGATGATCGGCTACATCCCGGATATGATTTTCGACAAGGAACTGGACTACCTCAACGACATCGGCGTCGAGCGGGTGGCGCTGGCGTCGAATTCCGTGTCAGTGCAGATCAAGATGGCAGCGCAGGGCACGGCGATCTGCATCGCCCATGATTTCAGCCTGCCGGCCCACCGGATGCTGCGCAAGATCCTGACCGACAAGGTCAGCCTCAGCCGCAGTTTCCATCTGGTGCGCCACCAGGGCGACCAGCGCAGCGAGCGGTTGAACCGCTTTGCCCAGGCGTTGTCGAAAGGCATCCGCGACGAGGTGGCCCGGCTGGAAGCCTTGACTTAA
- a CDS encoding acyl-CoA desaturase, translating into MNSLVSTERYLSSSVTSATCGKIHVVPSKAVWLLFHGVLGLTGMVFFPAIDAFTVFLILTAVTICAGHSVGMHRLLIHRSFETTKAIEFLLVWLGTLVGMAGPIGMIKTHDMRDWHQRQKDCPPHPSHDTHFIRDAWWQLCCEFKLERPPQFILEDRVHFSRMYSVMERTWMLQQVPLALALFGLGGIAWVFWGCSLRIFVSLVGHWMVGHFAHKRGQQGWRIAGLPVQGFNLPRLGLITFGENWHGNHHAFPHSARLGIEKGQTDPGFWLITILERIGFVWNVKLPDSAPPREGLMRI; encoded by the coding sequence ATGAACTCGCTGGTTTCAACTGAACGGTATCTGTCTTCAAGTGTCACGTCTGCAACTTGCGGTAAGATCCACGTTGTTCCGAGCAAAGCAGTCTGGCTATTGTTTCACGGTGTTTTGGGCCTTACGGGCATGGTCTTCTTCCCCGCAATTGACGCGTTTACTGTTTTCTTAATCCTCACAGCAGTGACAATTTGCGCCGGACATTCTGTTGGCATGCATCGTTTGCTTATACACCGCAGCTTCGAAACCACTAAAGCAATCGAATTTTTGCTAGTATGGCTAGGAACTTTGGTCGGCATGGCTGGCCCGATAGGCATGATAAAAACCCATGACATGCGGGACTGGCACCAACGGCAAAAGGATTGTCCTCCGCACCCCTCTCATGACACGCATTTTATTAGGGATGCATGGTGGCAACTGTGCTGTGAATTCAAACTTGAAAGACCTCCACAGTTTATCTTGGAGGACCGTGTCCACTTTAGCAGAATGTACTCAGTCATGGAGAGAACTTGGATGCTTCAGCAAGTTCCTCTTGCCCTTGCTCTCTTCGGACTTGGAGGAATAGCTTGGGTTTTCTGGGGATGTTCGCTCAGGATCTTTGTATCTCTGGTCGGTCACTGGATGGTTGGTCATTTCGCACATAAGCGTGGCCAACAAGGATGGCGGATAGCAGGCCTTCCCGTTCAAGGGTTTAACCTGCCCCGTCTTGGTTTGATCACCTTTGGGGAAAACTGGCACGGCAATCATCATGCTTTTCCGCATTCCGCGCGGCTTGGCATCGAAAAAGGTCAAACCGATCCGGGCTTTTGGCTGATTACCATACTTGAACGCATCGGATTCGTTTGGAACGTAAAGCTGCCAGACTCCGCTCCACCAAGAGAAGGCTTGATGCGTATCTAG
- a CDS encoding CBS domain-containing protein, with protein sequence MLVQVILKSKATNGVVTIKPDASVSEAAKLLAENKFGSVVVSADGEKPDGILSERDIVRELAATGSGCLSKPVSEYMTRKLVTCTSQSNVGGVLQQMTEGRFRHMPVVEDGKLVGIVTLGDLVKAQLAQVAMEKDALQGMIMGH encoded by the coding sequence GTGCTCGTTCAGGTCATTTTGAAGTCCAAAGCCACCAACGGTGTGGTCACGATCAAGCCGGATGCCAGCGTGTCGGAAGCAGCAAAGCTTTTGGCCGAGAACAAATTCGGTTCCGTTGTAGTTTCCGCGGATGGAGAAAAACCCGATGGCATTCTGTCTGAGCGCGATATTGTCCGCGAGCTTGCCGCCACCGGGTCCGGCTGCCTGAGCAAACCTGTCAGCGAATACATGACGCGCAAGCTGGTGACCTGCACCAGCCAGTCGAATGTCGGCGGTGTGCTGCAGCAGATGACCGAAGGGCGTTTCCGCCATATGCCGGTTGTCGAAGACGGAAAACTTGTTGGGATCGTAACGCTTGGCGATCTGGTCAAAGCGCAGCTGGCGCAGGTGGCGATGGAGAAAGATGCCCTGCAAGGCATGATCATGGGGCACTAA
- the tkt gene encoding transketolase — translation MDLTALRTANPDHWNKAAAIRALALDAVAAANSGHTGMPIGMADVATVLFEKHLKFDASNPQWPDRDRFILSAGHGSMLIYSLLYLTGDRQVTLDQIKNFRQTGALTAGHPENFLLDAVETTTGPLGQGISNAVGFAMAEEMQRAHYGKKVVDHHTYVIAGDGCLMEGISQEAIGLAGRHQLGKLIVFWDNNNITIDGTVELSDRTNQVQRFKASGWQVLEIDGHDPKAINEAIEAAKKSKKPSMIACKTHIALGHAAQDTSKGHGALTDADQLKAAKDAYGWTGGAFEVPSEIKSQWEEIGARGKSEREAWETRFAELSSQKQDRFNRAYALDAPKKLSAAIKALKKQVSEEQPSVATRKSSEMALAVINPLMPETVGGSADLTGSNNTKTGDLGTFDTDNRKGRYVYWGIREHGMAAAMNGMVLHGGVRAYGGTFFCFTDYARPAMRLAALSKIPTVFVMTHDSIGVGEDGPTHQPVEHLAICRATPNTYVFRPADTVETAEAWEIALTSKDTPSVMTLTRQNLPTVRTEHKLTNMVEKGAYVLAEAEGKRQVILIATGSEVSVAMEAKAKLEAEGIGTRVVSMPCMELFAQQDEAYRRKVLPAGPVRVGIEAAMRAGGWDRWLLGERGQEKKAGFVGMDRFGASAPAGELFERFGITAEGTVAKVKELLG, via the coding sequence GTGGACCTGACAGCCCTGCGCACCGCCAATCCCGACCATTGGAACAAGGCCGCCGCCATTCGCGCGCTGGCACTGGACGCCGTCGCCGCCGCCAATTCCGGCCACACCGGAATGCCGATCGGCATGGCCGATGTAGCGACCGTGCTGTTCGAAAAGCACCTCAAATTCGATGCATCCAACCCGCAGTGGCCGGACCGCGACCGGTTCATCCTGTCGGCGGGCCACGGCTCGATGCTGATCTATTCGCTGCTGTATCTTACCGGCGACCGCCAGGTGACCCTGGATCAGATCAAGAATTTCCGCCAGACCGGCGCGCTGACTGCGGGCCATCCGGAAAACTTCCTGCTGGACGCGGTTGAAACCACCACCGGCCCGTTGGGCCAAGGCATCTCCAACGCCGTCGGCTTTGCCATGGCAGAAGAAATGCAGCGCGCACATTACGGCAAGAAGGTCGTGGATCACCACACCTATGTCATCGCCGGCGACGGCTGCCTGATGGAAGGTATCAGCCAGGAGGCCATCGGCCTTGCCGGCCGCCACCAGTTGGGCAAGCTGATTGTGTTCTGGGACAACAACAACATCACCATCGACGGCACTGTTGAACTCAGCGACCGTACCAACCAGGTGCAGCGCTTCAAGGCCTCGGGCTGGCAGGTGCTGGAAATCGACGGCCACGACCCCAAGGCCATCAACGAGGCCATCGAGGCCGCCAAGAAGTCCAAGAAACCGTCGATGATCGCCTGCAAGACCCATATCGCCTTAGGCCACGCCGCGCAGGACACCTCCAAGGGCCACGGTGCCCTGACCGACGCGGACCAGTTGAAGGCGGCAAAAGACGCCTATGGATGGACCGGCGGCGCGTTTGAGGTGCCGAGCGAGATTAAGTCCCAGTGGGAAGAAATCGGTGCGCGCGGCAAATCCGAGCGTGAAGCCTGGGAAACCCGTTTTGCTGAGCTGTCGTCGCAAAAGCAGGACCGTTTCAACCGCGCCTATGCGCTGGACGCGCCCAAGAAACTGTCCGCCGCCATCAAGGCGCTGAAAAAGCAGGTGAGCGAAGAGCAGCCATCGGTTGCCACCCGCAAGTCCTCGGAAATGGCGCTGGCCGTCATCAACCCCTTGATGCCGGAAACCGTGGGCGGCTCGGCTGACCTCACCGGTTCCAACAACACCAAGACCGGTGATCTCGGCACCTTTGACACCGACAACCGCAAGGGCCGCTATGTCTATTGGGGCATCCGCGAGCACGGCATGGCTGCGGCGATGAACGGCATGGTGCTGCACGGCGGCGTGCGGGCTTACGGCGGCACCTTCTTCTGCTTCACCGACTATGCCCGCCCGGCGATGCGTCTGGCCGCTCTGTCGAAGATCCCAACCGTGTTTGTGATGACCCACGACTCGATCGGCGTCGGCGAAGACGGCCCGACCCACCAGCCGGTGGAGCATTTGGCAATCTGCCGCGCGACCCCGAACACCTATGTGTTCCGCCCCGCCGACACCGTGGAAACCGCCGAGGCCTGGGAAATCGCCCTGACGTCCAAGGACACCCCGTCGGTGATGACGCTCACCCGTCAGAACCTGCCGACCGTGCGGACCGAACACAAGCTGACCAACATGGTCGAAAAAGGCGCCTATGTGCTGGCCGAGGCCGAGGGTAAGCGTCAGGTAATCCTGATCGCCACCGGCTCCGAGGTATCCGTCGCGATGGAAGCCAAGGCCAAGCTGGAAGCGGAAGGCATCGGCACCCGCGTCGTCTCCATGCCCTGCATGGAGCTGTTTGCGCAGCAGGACGAAGCCTACCGCCGCAAGGTCCTGCCCGCAGGCCCGGTGCGTGTGGGTATTGAGGCCGCCATGCGCGCCGGCGGCTGGGACCGCTGGCTGCTGGGCGAGCGCGGCCAGGAGAAGAAAGCCGGTTTCGTCGGCATGGACCGCTTCGGTGCGTCTGCACCAGCAGGCGAGCTGTTCGAACGCTTCGGCATCACGGCTGAGGGCACAGTGGCCAAGGTAAAAGAGCTGCTGGGCTAA
- a CDS encoding L,D-transpeptidase: MTKLRITRRAALAGIGASLATPAILRAQSTDAFPQNEPAIREEVPVQRNLSAFTQQNWQDHFDTLGAGCLLADISSRALHYWGPDGETYRLFPSSVPMTEDLTKRGYTKVVRKRENPSWTPTASMRERDPTLPVRIEGGVPGNPLGTRAMYLDWPAYLVHGTHDTRKIGRQSSSGCIGLYNQHAEELFEMVQIGTQVRLL, from the coding sequence ATGACCAAACTCCGCATCACCCGCCGCGCCGCCCTGGCTGGCATCGGCGCCTCTTTGGCCACCCCGGCCATCCTGCGCGCGCAATCCACCGACGCCTTTCCGCAAAACGAACCCGCAATCCGTGAGGAAGTGCCGGTTCAGCGCAACCTGTCCGCCTTTACCCAGCAGAACTGGCAGGATCATTTCGACACGCTTGGCGCCGGTTGCCTGCTCGCCGATATCAGTTCCCGCGCGCTGCATTACTGGGGGCCGGATGGGGAAACCTACCGGCTGTTCCCCTCCTCTGTGCCGATGACCGAGGATCTGACCAAACGCGGCTACACCAAAGTGGTGCGCAAACGGGAAAACCCAAGCTGGACCCCAACCGCCTCCATGCGCGAGCGTGATCCGACCCTGCCGGTCCGGATCGAGGGCGGCGTTCCCGGCAACCCGCTGGGCACCCGGGCAATGTATCTGGACTGGCCGGCCTATCTGGTGCACGGAACCCACGACACCCGCAAGATCGGACGGCAAAGCTCCTCCGGCTGTATCGGCCTATACAATCAGCACGCCGAGGAACTGTTTGAAATGGTGCAGATCGGCACCCAGGTCCGGTTGCTGTAG
- the coaD gene encoding pantetheine-phosphate adenylyltransferase, which produces MRVGLYPGTFDPITIGHIDIIRRASAMVDKLVIGVAINRDKGPLFDLEERVEMIEAECAKLSTETGTEIVAHPFENLLINCARDVGAQIIVRGLRAVADFEYEFQMVGMNRALDSSIETVFLMAEARHQAIASKLVKEIARLDGDVSKFVTPLVNDKLLERLGKTA; this is translated from the coding sequence ATGCGTGTGGGTCTGTATCCCGGCACATTTGACCCGATCACCATCGGGCATATCGACATTATCCGCCGCGCCAGCGCGATGGTGGATAAACTGGTTATCGGCGTGGCAATCAACCGCGACAAGGGGCCGCTGTTTGACCTGGAAGAGCGGGTTGAGATGATCGAGGCGGAATGCGCCAAGCTCAGCACCGAAACCGGTACCGAGATTGTTGCGCATCCGTTTGAAAACCTGCTGATCAACTGCGCCCGCGATGTCGGCGCGCAGATCATCGTGCGCGGTTTGCGGGCGGTTGCCGATTTCGAATATGAGTTTCAGATGGTCGGTATGAACCGGGCGTTGGACAGCTCGATTGAGACCGTGTTCCTGATGGCAGAGGCTCGGCACCAGGCGATTGCATCCAAACTGGTCAAGGAAATCGCCCGGCTGGACGGCGACGTGTCGAAATTCGTCACCCCGCTGGTCAACGACAAGCTGCTGGAACGTCTGGGCAAGACCGCCTGA
- a CDS encoding fatty acid desaturase has product MSNSPDPTRPQAAEKTARDWVKVLAQYREPDHRRSAFELAVTVVPFLLLWALAWWSLSVSYWLTLAISILIAAFLLRLFTIQHDCGHGSFFRNRHVSDWVGRIIGVLTLTPYDVWRRTHSIHHSTHGNLGKRGMGDIHTMTVAEYRALGRWDRLMYRIYRHPVTLFGFGPGYLFFLQNRIPYGLMNQARYWISAMGTNAVILAAVGIIWYFGGLMPLLLIFVPATLVAATAGMWLFYVQHQFETTQWEQEEDWQLHDAALHGSSHYVLPPVLQWISANIGIHHVHHLYSRIPFYRLTEVLRDHAELSEGNRMTIRESLANARLHLWDEDSKRLLSFAQARQLQA; this is encoded by the coding sequence ATGAGCAACTCCCCAGACCCCACCAGGCCGCAGGCGGCCGAGAAAACGGCGCGCGACTGGGTGAAGGTCCTCGCGCAGTACCGGGAACCCGATCACAGGCGCAGCGCGTTTGAACTGGCGGTCACGGTTGTCCCCTTTCTCCTGCTCTGGGCTCTGGCCTGGTGGTCGCTGTCGGTCAGCTACTGGCTGACGCTGGCGATCTCCATTCTGATCGCGGCTTTCCTGCTGCGCTTGTTCACCATTCAGCATGATTGCGGGCACGGTTCCTTTTTCCGCAACCGCCATGTCAGCGACTGGGTCGGCCGCATCATCGGCGTTCTGACCCTCACCCCGTATGACGTTTGGCGCCGCACGCATTCGATCCATCACAGCACCCATGGCAACCTGGGCAAGCGCGGCATGGGCGACATCCACACGATGACGGTGGCCGAATACCGGGCACTGGGACGCTGGGACCGGCTGATGTACCGGATCTACCGCCACCCTGTGACCCTGTTCGGCTTTGGCCCCGGCTACCTGTTCTTCCTGCAAAACCGCATTCCCTACGGTCTGATGAACCAGGCCCGCTACTGGATCAGCGCGATGGGCACCAATGCGGTGATCCTCGCAGCTGTCGGCATTATCTGGTACTTTGGCGGTCTGATGCCGCTTCTGCTGATCTTTGTGCCGGCAACACTGGTCGCCGCAACAGCAGGCATGTGGCTGTTCTATGTGCAGCACCAGTTTGAGACCACGCAATGGGAACAGGAAGAAGACTGGCAGCTGCATGACGCCGCCCTGCATGGCAGCTCGCACTATGTGCTGCCGCCGGTTCTGCAGTGGATCAGCGCCAATATCGGCATCCACCATGTGCATCACCTTTACAGCCGCATCCCGTTCTACCGCCTGACCGAAGTGCTGCGCGATCATGCGGAACTGTCCGAAGGCAACCGGATGACCATCCGCGAAAGCCTGGCCAATGCGCGGCTGCACCTGTGGGATGAAGACAGCAAACGCCTGCTGTCCTTCGCCCAGGCCCGCCAACTGCAAGCCTAA